The following is a genomic window from Pseudomonas promysalinigenes.
GCAGCGGTTGGTGACGTCGATCCGGCCGTCTTCGCGCAGCGCGTAGTGCGCTTCTGACTGCACGCAGTTGCGCTGGAAGAACATAGGCAGCCGTGCCAGCTCGTACCAGGTGCCCTGGTAGCGTTGCAGGTCGACTTGCATCGTGGAGGGCGCAGCTTGGTGGTCGTCGTTGGAACCGACGCAGCCCATCAGGGCGAGGGTCATGCAGGAAAACATCAGGGCCTTGCGCATCGCCATGGCAGATCTCCTTAAAGCGAGGTAGGGTCTCACTTTCGTTTCGACGCGGCTAGGGTCTAAAAGTTGTATCGAGCCTGGTCAATAGCGCCAGGCAGGTGCATGCAGCGCGTGGTGATTGCGCCGGGCCCAAAGTCCCAGTTTTGGCACAAGCGCGGTCAATCCACTGAGTTACCATTCCTGTTGTGAACCCTTTCCCACAGGAGTGCCGCCCGTGACCGAGTACACCGCGTTCAAGGTCGAACTGACCGAAAATATCGCCCATGTGCAAATCAACCGACCGGAGAAGATCAACGCGATGAACGCCGCCTTCTGGTCGGAGATCGTCGATATCTTCCAGTGGATCGACGACACCGATGCGGTGCGTGCAGTGGTAATCAGTGGTGCGGGCAAGCATTTTTCCGCAGGTATCGATTTGATGATGCTGGCATCGCTGGCCGGCCAGATGGGCAAGGATGTGGGCCGCAATGCCCGGCTGCTGCGCAAGACCATCCAGCGCTTACAAGCTTCGTTCATCGCCGTGGACAATTGCCGCAAGCCGGTGCTGGCGGCAGTTCAGGGTTACTGCATTGGCGGTGCGATCGACCTGATCTCGGCCTGCGACATGCGTTACTGCAGCCGCGATGCGCAGTTCTCGATCAAGGAGATCGACATGGGCATGGCCGCTGATGTTGGCACCTTGCAACGTTTGCCACGTATCATCGGCGACGGCATCATGCGTGAGCTGGCCTTCACCGGGCGCTATGTCGAGGCCGACGAGGCCCTGCGCATCGGCCTGGTGAACCGAATCTACGACGATCAGGCTGGTTTGCTGGACGGCGTGTTTGCCGTCGCCCGCGAAATTGCCGAAAAATCGCCGATCGCTGTGGCCGGAACCAAGCAAATGCTCAGCTACATGCGTGACCATCGCATCGATGATGGCCTGGATTACATTGCCA
Proteins encoded in this region:
- a CDS encoding crotonase/enoyl-CoA hydratase family protein encodes the protein MTEYTAFKVELTENIAHVQINRPEKINAMNAAFWSEIVDIFQWIDDTDAVRAVVISGAGKHFSAGIDLMMLASLAGQMGKDVGRNARLLRKTIQRLQASFIAVDNCRKPVLAAVQGYCIGGAIDLISACDMRYCSRDAQFSIKEIDMGMAADVGTLQRLPRIIGDGIMRELAFTGRYVEADEALRIGLVNRIYDDQAGLLDGVFAVAREIAEKSPIAVAGTKQMLSYMRDHRIDDGLDYIATWNAAMLQSEDLRVAVAAHMSKQKPTFAD